GAGGAAATGATAGCAACCGCCGATTTTTAAGAATAAAAAGCTCCCGATTTGAATTACGATTATCAAATCCTTAATTACTTATCCACCACTCCGAAGAAATTACTCCCGAATGTACTTTGACTTTAGATTATGAGGCTGACAAATAGTAACAATAAGCTCATTTTCTGTTTGTTCAATATTCCATGTGTCGCAGCTGATGCAGTCCACCAATCCACATTGATCGTTAACTGGTACTGTTTCCTTTGGTTGTACTTCAAACAGTACGCCATTCACATAATATGCCTTTGGTGCGCAGCACTGGGGCAGACCATTTGAGTCAACAATCAAACCATCGGACCTGAAAGTCATGTAGTGGGGCTCAACATCAATAGGGGCCCAAGTTTTTACCCCATTTACATTTTTTTCGTAAGCAGTGTGTTTCCACGTTCCCACAATAGTTTGAATTGTCGGGTCTGGTTTTGGGCTATCCTTTTTACAGGCTAATAAAAATAAGGGTATGGTCAGCGCAAATAAAAGCTTTGTCATGGGGAGAACATTTTATGACGGGACGCATATCGATACTTTTTAGTTGGTAGGATGAAGCCATGTTTTGTAAAAAGAATTGGAGGTATACGGGATCAAATCAAAAACTTGTGGAGCGGATAGGATTTATCTAGGTTTGTGTTTTTAATCAAACCAGTTTGTTTTGGAGAGTTTCCTGCCGCTTATCGAGTTAATCTTACCGGATTTTATAATTGAGAATTACTTACTGACCCATGTAGAGAAGTCAGAGGAACGTTATCACGTCTATTTGGAAGAGAAAAATTATCCAGAAGCTGATCCAATAAAGGCAGACTTGCTCTCCAAAGGTTATTTCCCCACCATTACCCTGCAGGATTTCCCAATTCGGGGCCACAAGGTATTCCTTCATATTAAACGTCGTAGGTGGCTCAATACCAAGACTGGCAAAGTTGTCCATAGAGACTGGACAGAAGTAGCAGAAGGCACGCGAATGACTATTGAATTCGCGGATTTTTTAAAAGAAATTGGTGGATACGAGGGCTAATGATATTTGGAGCATTGGTCGTTTCTATGGCGTTGATGGTAGGGCTTTGCTACGGCAGTATCGTGATTTTCAGAGTGGATTTAAAGATTGGAAGCAAAGAGGTCATGCAAAAAAATGGCTCTTGTATCCCGAAAACCTAGGATCTCATCTATCGATCGACGAAACCAGTCTTTCGCACGGCGAATTGTATACAATCCTTACCAATAAATCTGCCAAAGGTGGCCGTGGCAGCATTGTAGCAATAGTGGCTGGAACTAAGGCAGAAGCAGTGATTGAAGTACTTCGCAAAATCCCGGAACCACTGCGGAAGAAAGTGTCAGAAATCACCCTGGACATGGCGGGCAGTATGTCCTTGATTGCCAAGCGATGCTTTCCACGGGCGGTGCGAGTGACTGACCGTTTCCATGTTCAAAGACTCGCAGTTGATGCCCTCCAAGATATCCGGATCAAACATCGCTGGGAAGTCCTGGATCAGGAAAGCGATGCTATTGAGCAGGCTAAAATGTCTCAGAATGAATATCATCCAGAGATATTATCTAATGGCGACACCATTAAACAGCTACTGGCTCGAAGCAGGTACGCGCTATACAAAAAGCCCAATACCTGGACAGACAGCCAAAAAGAACGCGCCCTGCTTCTTTTTGAACGCTTCCCCGATTTGAAAAAAGCGTACGAGCTAACGATAGGGCTCAGTAACATCTTCACGACTACAACGGAAAAAATATATGGGTTGACCAGATTAGCCAAATGGCATGAAAAGGTCCGGCAATCTGGCTTCAAGTCATTCAATACCGTAGCCCGCTCGATTGAAAACCACTATAAGACAATCGTTAATTACTTTGATAACCGCAGCACTAACGCATCTGCCGAATCCTTCAACGCGAAAATCAAAGCGTTCAGAGCACAGTTCAGAGGGGTAAGAAACGTTGAGTTCTTCCTGTATCGCCTTACTCAATTATATGCTTAATCCAAGTTGCTCCACAAGTTTTGGTCTTGAGCCGGTATACGGCTACCAAGCTTCATAATGCCAAAAGTTCTGTCTAGTCACTATAAGCGAAGTCAAACCAAAAATCTGTTGCCATTATTCAAAAGGGAGTCCGAATAGGGATCTTGGAGAATTAAACGCAAAAAAGCCCCTCAACTTATGTTGAAGGGCTTTTGTACCGGGGACGGGAATCGAACCCGTACGAGCGTTTCGGCTCACAGGATTTTAAGTCCTGCGTGTCTACCAGTTCCACCACCCCGGCAATCAGCCATTGATCGAACTCTGGCACTATTATGAGAAAAAAAGCACCGTCTCCGGTGCTTGTGTCTCTGAGCGAAAGACGGGGTTCGAACCCGCGACCTCGACCTTGGCAAGGTCGCGCTCTACCAGCTGAGCTACTTTCGCATTAGTCGATGCGTTTATCGTGGTGCAAATGTATGTAGCCGCTTTTTTTGACGCAAGTTTTTATGTGAAATATTTAGCAAAAAAAGCATGTGCCGGGATTAACAAATTGTAAATCAAGGACGGAGGTGCGTGATTTTTTTCGCTATACATATCAACTGAGGTGCAGAAGCGGCCCATTTGAGTATATCAGGAAAATATTTTGAATGCAGGCACGATAATTACCGTCCGTCCGATTTCATTTATCCATTTTATATTTTGATTACCTTTATCGTTGCAGAACCGTGCCGTTAAGCGGCGCGACGTTCCGTTTAGACTGAATGTTCTCTTTTGAATCGAATTTTTAACAAAGCTTTTTCATGTTTTCCAACGAAGTATTGTTTTTCGGAGGCTTTATAGTGATGATTACCATCATGCTTCTTTTAGATCTGGGTGTTTTTTTCAAGACCAAAGACCATATAGTTAAATTCAAGGAGGCCGCCGCCTGGACCGTTGCGTGGATTGCGTTGGCGATGGTCTTCTATGTGATCATCAGGACCCATGGCGACCTGATTCACGGAATGGTGAATTATGAGCAACTGGAAGGCATCGCCAGGAAGTACGCACCGCACCTTAAACTGGTTCCAGGTGATTTTGAAGCAAGTGTCGAGATTTACCGAAAAAATATGTCGCTCGAGTTTATTACGGGTTACCTGCTGGAATATGCGCTTTCGGTCGATAATATTTTCGTGATTATCCTGATATTCTCTTCTTTCGGGGTAAGGCCTCAATATTATAAAAAAGTGTTGCTGTGGGGAGTTTTGGGAGCTATTGTGATGCGTTTCATATTCATTTTCGTCGGGTCTGCGTTAATGCAGCGCTTTGAATGGATCATTTACGTCTTCGGTTTACTACTCGTTTACCAGGGGGGGAAGATATTTTTTGAAGGCGGAGAGGACGAGAAAATCGATCCTGCCAAGCATCCGGTGGTGAAATTCGCGGCCAAGTACCTACCCGTTTTCCCGAGGTACGTGAGAGAGCATTTCTTCGTATTGAAAAAAGGAAAATGGCTGATCACCCCTTTGTTCGTGGTTGTTCTGATCATTGAATTTACAGACCTGATTTTTGCTGTCGACTCTGTTCCGGCTGTGTTCTCGGTTACCAAAGATCCTTATGTAGTATTCTTCTCCAACATTTTCGCAATCATGGGGCTTCGCTCCATGTTCTTCTTCCTCAGTAACATCATGGGGCTGTTCAGGTTCCTGAAATATGGCCTGGGTGTTCTGTTGGTATTTATCGGCGGGAAAATGCTGGCACATGCCCCGCTGGAAGAAATGGGTTTTCAGACAGTATATTCGCTTTACGTCATCTTAGGAATTCTGGCGGTCAGCATCCTGGCGTCTGTACTTATTCCTGAGAAAAAAGCGAGTGATAAGGAAGTTTTGTCCAATAGTTGATCTTCGGAATCGTTTTGGTATTTATGGACCGGATTCTGAAAGCTTACTTAAAACGACTTACCAACCTTAGTACCCGAAATAAATCACTGTTGCTGACGCATTTGGCAGCCGAGCAGTTTATTGATTTGCATGAAACGGATTTTCTGCTCGGCAAACCCTCTGTTGAGCTGATCAGTCAGCTGGTACAATTGAAAGCCCGCGTTACCCTTTGTGACGTTGCTGATTCGAGGTATGAGAAAGTAAACCTGGTCAGTAAAAGGCTTCGGAAAATCAGTCGGACAGAGCAGTTTATACAAGAGGAGAGAGGTTCGCGCGATTTGTTTGTAGGTTATCCTTTTGTAAAAGGGAAACTGGCCGACGGCACGCCTATTCATGCGCCGTTCCTGTTTTTCCCGGTCAACCTCAAAATGGACCGGGAGCAATGGTGCCTTTTTCCGAGGGAGGACAGCAATATTGTGTTGAATCAGAGCTTTGCTTTGGCCTATGCACATTTCAACGAAACGGCTGTTTCCGACGATATACTTGAAAAGTCGTTTGATGATTTCTCAAAGGATTTTCTGGAATTCAGAACGCAGCTGTATGAATGGCTGAAAACAACGCCTTTCAAGGTCAATTTCAATCAGGCCCTTTTTGACGAGACGCTTATTTCATTTAGCGCTGAAAAATCTTCTGAGCTGGAAGTAAACGAGCGGAATGGCGAGCTGAAATTGTTTCCGGAAGCAGTGCTTGGGATATTTCCGCAGGCCGGATCCTATCTGGTTCCGGATTACAATATTTTGATTGAAAATCAGCAGATTAATTCTCTGTCAATTCCGCTGATCAGGAACGACGAAAGAGAGCTTGAAGTGCTTCAGCCGGATTCAAAACCTGTTGCCAGT
This Dyadobacter sp. UC 10 DNA region includes the following protein-coding sequences:
- a CDS encoding TerC/Alx family metal homeostasis membrane protein, coding for MFSNEVLFFGGFIVMITIMLLLDLGVFFKTKDHIVKFKEAAAWTVAWIALAMVFYVIIRTHGDLIHGMVNYEQLEGIARKYAPHLKLVPGDFEASVEIYRKNMSLEFITGYLLEYALSVDNIFVIILIFSSFGVRPQYYKKVLLWGVLGAIVMRFIFIFVGSALMQRFEWIIYVFGLLLVYQGGKIFFEGGEDEKIDPAKHPVVKFAAKYLPVFPRYVREHFFVLKKGKWLITPLFVVVLIIEFTDLIFAVDSVPAVFSVTKDPYVVFFSNIFAIMGLRSMFFFLSNIMGLFRFLKYGLGVLLVFIGGKMLAHAPLEEMGFQTVYSLYVILGILAVSILASVLIPEKKASDKEVLSNS
- a CDS encoding ISAon1 family transposase — protein: MDTRANDIWSIGRFYGVDGRALLRQYRDFQSGFKDWKQRGHAKKWLLYPENLGSHLSIDETSLSHGELYTILTNKSAKGGRGSIVAIVAGTKAEAVIEVLRKIPEPLRKKVSEITLDMAGSMSLIAKRCFPRAVRVTDRFHVQRLAVDALQDIRIKHRWEVLDQESDAIEQAKMSQNEYHPEILSNGDTIKQLLARSRYALYKKPNTWTDSQKERALLLFERFPDLKKAYELTIGLSNIFTTTTEKIYGLTRLAKWHEKVRQSGFKSFNTVARSIENHYKTIVNYFDNRSTNASAESFNAKIKAFRAQFRGVRNVEFFLYRLTQLYA
- a CDS encoding ISAon1 family transposase N-terminal region protein, producing the protein MESFLPLIELILPDFIIENYLLTHVEKSEERYHVYLEEKNYPEADPIKADLLSKGYFPTITLQDFPIRGHKVFLHIKRRRWLNTKTGKVVHRDWTEVAEGTRMTIEFADFLKEIGGYEG